In Clostridium sp., one DNA window encodes the following:
- a CDS encoding ABC transporter ATP-binding protein, whose product MNLKFMKKYIHNYWKGFCLALVCLSVEALCDLMQPAIMSKIVDIGVANEQMDYVIKNGIIMLVITGIGALGASGRNILSGNVSQKFSMELRSDLFEKIQNFSFASVDRFDSSSLITRLTNDVVQVQNFVNGLMRIFVKAPLICIGSIIMASRLDMHLSRIIYIVIPTVGILIFASMNIGYPYFIKVQNALDGVNSVIGEYLSAVRVVKAFDRFDYEVDRFEDANVNLGQSSARAVRIMAVFSPGINLTINIGIVLILWIGGRYVESGSMHVGQIIAFINYMTQILFSIMIISSVFNMFVRFKASMIRIAEVFEEETGFVSGKKSTDYSEIGRIDFENVSFSYQDGRQVIHDISFTCMPGETIGIIGSTGSGKNSLVNLIPRFYDAISGNIKIDGTDIKDIDERILRDKIALVPQKSVLFTGSVLENIRWGKEDASEEEVKKISEIAEVDEFISKLPEKYNTKLGQGGVNFSGGQKQRVSIARAIIKKPEILILDDCTSALDASTEAKIISGIKKYSKDMTVIMIAQKISSIVAADRIIVLDNGKIAGMGSHDDLMKSCEVYKYIYLSQFGKKEA is encoded by the coding sequence ATGAATTTGAAATTCATGAAAAAATATATACATAACTACTGGAAGGGATTTTGTCTTGCACTAGTATGTCTTTCTGTAGAAGCTCTTTGTGACCTCATGCAACCTGCTATAATGTCAAAAATAGTGGACATAGGGGTTGCAAATGAACAGATGGATTATGTAATAAAAAATGGAATAATTATGCTTGTAATTACAGGTATAGGAGCACTTGGAGCTTCAGGACGTAATATATTGTCTGGAAATGTGTCACAGAAATTCAGTATGGAACTGAGATCGGATTTATTTGAGAAGATTCAAAATTTCTCATTTGCCAGTGTTGACAGATTTGACAGTAGTTCTCTTATAACACGACTTACAAATGATGTGGTTCAGGTTCAGAATTTTGTGAATGGACTTATGAGGATATTTGTGAAAGCCCCTCTTATATGTATTGGAAGTATTATTATGGCATCAAGACTTGATATGCATCTTTCTAGAATAATATATATAGTGATACCAACAGTAGGTATTCTTATATTCGCCAGTATGAATATAGGATATCCATACTTTATTAAAGTTCAAAATGCTCTGGACGGAGTCAATTCTGTTATAGGGGAGTATCTTTCTGCAGTAAGAGTAGTAAAGGCATTTGACAGATTTGACTATGAAGTTGATAGATTTGAGGATGCAAATGTAAATCTTGGACAATCGTCAGCCAGAGCTGTGCGTATTATGGCTGTATTTTCTCCAGGTATAAATTTGACTATAAATATAGGGATAGTATTGATCTTGTGGATTGGGGGAAGATATGTTGAAAGTGGAAGCATGCATGTAGGACAAATAATTGCATTTATAAATTATATGACACAGATTTTGTTTTCAATTATGATAATATCTTCTGTTTTCAACATGTTTGTGCGATTCAAGGCCTCAATGATCCGTATTGCAGAAGTATTTGAAGAAGAAACTGGATTTGTTTCGGGTAAAAAAAGTACTGATTATAGTGAAATTGGGAGAATAGATTTTGAGAATGTATCATTTTCATATCAAGATGGACGTCAGGTTATACATGATATCAGTTTTACATGTATGCCTGGTGAGACGATTGGCATAATTGGATCTACAGGATCAGGAAAAAACAGTCTTGTAAATTTGATCCCGAGGTTTTATGATGCTATTTCCGGGAATATAAAAATTGATGGAACTGATATTAAAGATATTGATGAAAGGATTTTAAGGGATAAAATAGCACTTGTACCTCAAAAGTCGGTGCTTTTTACAGGGAGTGTACTTGAAAATATAAGGTGGGGCAAAGAAGATGCCTCTGAGGAAGAGGTAAAAAAGATATCAGAAATTGCGGAAGTAGATGAATTTATTTCCAAACTACCGGAGAAGTATAATACTAAACTTGGTCAGGGAGGAGTAAATTTTTCAGGTGGACAAAAACAGCGTGTTTCCATAGCACGTGCGATTATCAAAAAACCTGAAATACTTATATTGGATGATTGTACAAGTGCTTTGGATGCGTCTACCGAGGCAAAGATTATATCCGGGATAAAAAAATACTCAAAGGACATGACTGTAATAATGATTGCACAAAAGATATCATCTATAGTGGCAGCAGACAGAATAATTGTACTTGACAATGGAAAGATAGCAGGTATGGGAAGCCATGATGATCTCATGAAAAGCTGTGAAGTTTACAAGTATATATATCTGTCTCAATTTGGGAAAAAGGAGGCATGA
- a CDS encoding ABC transporter ATP-binding protein codes for MIVNRNVRASFDPKKGVKGKGSIQPVEKPKNFTKTMARLWEYFGSQKKVLIIIFISIVLDSIVSFLGPYLIGKAIDSMSDLKGGTDFNLLFLIVMLLLASYIIDALLTFFQGWIMAVTAQKIVISLRKSLFGKLQKLPISFFDNNTHGEIMSRLTNDIENVDTTISQSTVQLMSGIVTVIGSFVMMLMLSPILTLVSLITVPMVFLLTRIIAKKTSVLFKNQQVELGMLNGHIEESISGLQVVKAFNHEKMSIMQFNKINRKLCKISIKAQIWSGFLMPIMNVINNVGFAAVAGVGGTLAVKGSITVGIIASFLSYSRQFSRPLNDIASVFNTLQSAVAGAERGFEILDESEEAKDKNDAKIMKDSEGHVAFENVSFSYRKDVEILKNINFEVKPGQIAAIVGHTGAGKTTIMNLLTRFYDVVKGKISIDGVDIRDYTRDSLRRCFGIVLQDTYLFSESILENIKYGRLDANSSEVRAAAKVAGADEFIELLPEKYNTMLQPGGVNLSQGQRQLITIARAVLSNPSILILDEATSNVDTRTELKIRQAMNSLMKGRTSFIIAHRLSTIRNADIIMVIDAGKIVELGNHNELMKKKGIYYNMYFNQLFE; via the coding sequence ATGATTGTGAATAGAAATGTAAGAGCATCATTTGATCCAAAAAAAGGGGTAAAGGGTAAAGGCAGCATTCAGCCCGTAGAGAAGCCGAAAAATTTTACCAAAACTATGGCAAGATTGTGGGAGTATTTTGGAAGTCAGAAAAAAGTGCTTATTATAATATTTATTTCCATAGTGCTGGATTCCATAGTGAGCTTTCTGGGACCTTATCTTATTGGGAAAGCTATTGACTCAATGTCTGATCTAAAAGGCGGGACAGATTTTAATCTGCTTTTTTTAATAGTTATGCTGCTTTTAGCTTCATATATAATTGATGCTCTGCTTACGTTCTTTCAGGGATGGATTATGGCGGTGACAGCTCAGAAAATAGTCATAAGCCTCAGGAAAAGTCTATTTGGGAAACTTCAAAAACTGCCGATTTCTTTTTTTGACAATAATACTCATGGAGAAATTATGAGCAGGCTTACAAATGATATAGAAAACGTAGATACTACAATATCACAGTCAACTGTTCAGCTTATGTCGGGGATAGTTACGGTTATTGGATCTTTTGTAATGATGCTCATGCTCAGCCCTATTTTAACTCTTGTAAGTCTTATAACAGTACCAATGGTATTCTTGTTGACCAGGATAATAGCAAAAAAGACCAGTGTACTGTTTAAAAATCAGCAGGTGGAACTTGGAATGCTTAACGGGCATATAGAAGAGAGCATATCCGGGCTTCAAGTTGTTAAAGCTTTCAACCATGAAAAGATGTCAATAATGCAGTTCAACAAGATAAATAGAAAGTTATGTAAAATAAGTATAAAGGCCCAGATATGGTCTGGATTTCTTATGCCCATCATGAATGTAATAAATAATGTAGGATTTGCAGCTGTGGCAGGAGTAGGTGGAACTTTAGCAGTAAAAGGAAGTATAACAGTTGGAATTATAGCCAGCTTTTTAAGCTATTCAAGGCAGTTTTCCAGACCTTTGAATGATATTGCAAGTGTATTCAACACTCTTCAATCTGCTGTTGCAGGTGCCGAAAGGGGTTTTGAAATACTGGATGAAAGTGAAGAAGCAAAAGACAAAAACGATGCAAAAATTATGAAAGATTCCGAAGGCCATGTTGCCTTTGAAAATGTAAGTTTTAGCTACAGAAAAGATGTTGAAATATTAAAGAATATTAATTTTGAGGTAAAGCCGGGACAGATTGCTGCCATTGTTGGACATACTGGAGCAGGAAAGACAACTATTATGAATCTTCTTACTAGATTCTATGACGTTGTAAAAGGTAAAATATCTATTGATGGTGTAGATATAAGAGACTATACAAGGGACAGCCTCAGAAGGTGCTTCGGTATTGTACTTCAGGATACGTATCTCTTTTCAGAAAGTATACTTGAAAATATAAAATACGGGAGACTAGATGCCAACTCTTCGGAAGTCAGAGCTGCTGCAAAAGTTGCAGGAGCAGATGAATTCATTGAACTGCTCCCTGAAAAATACAATACCATGCTTCAACCAGGCGGAGTTAACTTGAGTCAGGGGCAGAGGCAGCTAATAACAATTGCAAGGGCTGTGCTTTCAAATCCATCAATATTAATTCTTGATGAAGCTACCAGTAATGTGGATACCAGGACGGAATTAAAGATACGGCAGGCAATGAACAGTCTCATGAAAGGGAGGACCAGCTTTATAATTGCACATAGACTAAGTACTATAAGAAATGCAGATATTATAATGGTAATAGATGCCGGTAAAATAGTTGAACTTGGAAATCACAATGAGCTTATGAAGAAAAAAGGTATATACTACAACATGTATTTTAATCAATTATTTGAATAA
- a CDS encoding nitroreductase family protein, whose translation MIKIDSERCIGCGQCVKDCFPMCIEMNGDKAELNNNYCIKCGHCIAVCPKGAVSMDEYDMGDVKEYDVKNFSIDADNMLNFIKFRRSIRQFKDRKVEQEKIDKIIEAGRFTETGSNAQDVSYIVVRDNLKQLKDLTFKNMERMAHSVLESKTPEARLYRRYAEIWIKMCEAYRQNPKNDRIFFNAPVVIAVTASSQVNAALASSNMELVANALGLGVLFSGFFVKAASESKDIVDFLKIKRRKELVTCMIIGYPDVRYFRTVPRKQADVTWK comes from the coding sequence ATGATAAAAATAGATAGTGAAAGATGTATAGGATGTGGACAGTGTGTTAAGGACTGTTTTCCCATGTGTATAGAGATGAATGGAGATAAGGCAGAACTCAATAACAACTATTGTATAAAGTGCGGACATTGTATTGCAGTCTGTCCCAAAGGGGCTGTATCCATGGATGAATATGACATGGGAGATGTAAAAGAATACGATGTAAAAAATTTCTCAATAGATGCAGATAACATGCTGAATTTCATAAAATTCAGAAGGAGCATAAGGCAGTTCAAAGACAGAAAAGTAGAACAGGAGAAGATTGACAAGATAATAGAAGCCGGGAGATTTACTGAAACAGGCAGTAATGCACAGGATGTATCCTATATAGTTGTAAGAGATAATTTAAAACAATTGAAAGATCTTACATTTAAAAATATGGAAAGGATGGCTCATAGTGTCCTTGAAAGTAAAACCCCTGAGGCCAGGTTATATAGGAGGTATGCAGAAATATGGATAAAAATGTGTGAAGCCTACAGACAAAATCCTAAAAATGACAGGATATTTTTTAATGCACCGGTAGTGATTGCTGTTACAGCTTCATCACAGGTAAATGCGGCACTGGCATCCTCAAATATGGAACTTGTTGCTAATGCATTGGGACTTGGAGTCCTTTTTAGCGGCTTTTTTGTAAAAGCAGCAAGTGAGAGCAAAGATATTGTTGATTTTCTTAAGATTAAAAGAAGAAAAGAACTTGTAACCTGCATGATAATAGGATATCCTGATGTAAGATATTTTAGAACGGTTCCACGAAAACAGGCGGATGTGACCTGGAAATAG
- a CDS encoding undecaprenyl-diphosphate phosphatase, with amino-acid sequence MDSIFLIIKSIILGIVEGITEFLPVSSTGHMVVFENLMRFRGDNPTYVGMYTYVIQLGAILAVVILYWKKIKETLVNFLPHKVGYEKSGFKFWFMIFIACIPGTICQLLLGDLADKYLFTPASVAMTLFLGGIWMIYAENKFRNKSAGDSGLDVTAKQALIIGTFQCLAIIPGMSRSASTIIGGWLSGLSTIAAAEFSFFLAIPVMVGMSALEILKIGGMANLTSVEIISLAVGFLVSFLVALIVVNGFILYLKKKPMRIFAVYRMIFAVVVLAAGFTGIFH; translated from the coding sequence ATGGACAGTATATTTTTGATAATAAAATCTATAATATTGGGAATAGTAGAGGGAATAACGGAGTTCCTGCCGGTGTCTTCAACAGGACATATGGTGGTTTTTGAAAATTTAATGAGATTTAGAGGAGACAACCCTACTTATGTTGGGATGTACACATATGTTATACAGCTTGGAGCCATACTGGCAGTGGTGATACTGTATTGGAAGAAAATAAAAGAAACTCTTGTAAATTTTCTTCCTCATAAAGTTGGTTATGAAAAATCTGGATTTAAATTTTGGTTCATGATATTTATTGCCTGCATTCCCGGAACTATCTGTCAGCTGTTATTGGGTGATTTGGCAGACAAATATCTGTTTACACCGGCATCTGTGGCAATGACTTTGTTTCTAGGCGGTATATGGATGATATATGCTGAGAATAAATTCAGGAATAAAAGTGCCGGAGACAGCGGATTGGATGTTACAGCAAAGCAGGCCCTGATAATCGGCACCTTTCAATGCCTGGCCATAATTCCAGGAATGTCCCGTTCGGCTTCAACAATTATAGGTGGATGGCTATCAGGACTTTCTACGATTGCTGCTGCGGAATTCTCCTTTTTCCTGGCAATTCCGGTTATGGTGGGGATGAGCGCCCTGGAGATATTGAAGATTGGCGGTATGGCAAACCTTACATCTGTGGAAATAATATCTCTTGCTGTAGGATTTCTGGTATCATTTTTAGTGGCTTTGATAGTAGTCAACGGATTTATCCTGTATTTGAAAAAGAAACCTATGAGAATATTTGCGGTATATAGAATGATATTTGCGGTGGTGGTATTAGCTGCAGGATTTACAGGGATATTTCATTAG
- a CDS encoding PEP/pyruvate-binding domain-containing protein, translating into MSNMIKSFKNLTSDERSLAGGKGAMLSRMYQDGYPVPEGFVVLPSAFHENKLRDEAWSEIQSLLKKIRNKNAGCLFAVRSSALSEDSAAASFAGEFETVLNVNTDDEIKKAIYTVFESKESERVKAYTTVQDMDQSHQIAVVIMLMVPSEISGVLFTADPITGSHQNMSGNYVYGLGEQLVSGESNAYPFKLFRPGGKYEGRKDFKKYSSKLFRYASRLVKDLGCQQDIEWAVSKDKLYILQARPITTLKAYNLDTYEMNASLDGDYLWTNTNVGEAMSDVFTPLSWSVIRALDEEQSIIPNYYLFSGNICGRMYSNVNVALSMYKAFGRDYKPVLKKMNYIFGKTTKNMDIPIYPFSGLQLLKAMLPRTGHMLKCSRKISRSIPLYIKDTPAWCRNIKKRIEQVNDGNELLELWEEELWPYNCKILLAGRYAPRKKIMALFKLNEKLPELLGKEAAGILLSSLGGNSSLESLGPVVGISKIAKGKMTKEEFLLRYGHRSPHEFELSIPDPSEDKMWLKKQIDENKKAGIDAESLLKNRESQYIREMKNLKERFPSKYDQIKKQIEDAREGSSIREALRSEWTRVFRVNRTFALKASQLTGIGGNVFFLYINEILNLLTGDRSALEHIPARRKNYDSYRALPPLPSIIRGRIDPYKWTKDPDRRVDFYDFTSPADTVNSNSETLKGFPGAAGRVEGLARILKNPEDGDLLQPGEILVASTTNIGWTPIFPKAGAIVTDIGAPLSHAAIVARELGIPAVVGCGNATSKLKTGDKVLVDGSRGEIQILGK; encoded by the coding sequence ATGAGTAATATGATAAAAAGTTTCAAGAACCTGACTTCCGATGAAAGGTCTCTTGCAGGCGGTAAAGGTGCAATGCTTTCAAGAATGTATCAGGATGGATATCCGGTACCGGAGGGATTTGTGGTTTTACCCTCTGCCTTCCATGAGAATAAACTCAGGGATGAGGCCTGGAGTGAAATACAGAGTCTGCTGAAAAAAATCAGGAATAAAAATGCAGGCTGCCTGTTTGCAGTCAGGTCCTCTGCATTAAGCGAAGACTCTGCAGCAGCTTCCTTTGCAGGAGAATTTGAAACAGTTCTCAATGTGAATACAGATGATGAGATAAAAAAAGCTATTTATACAGTATTTGAATCAAAAGAGTCGGAGAGAGTGAAAGCTTATACCACTGTACAGGATATGGACCAGTCCCATCAGATTGCAGTAGTTATAATGTTGATGGTTCCATCTGAGATATCCGGCGTATTGTTTACTGCAGATCCAATTACCGGGAGCCACCAAAACATGTCCGGCAATTATGTATATGGATTGGGAGAGCAGCTTGTATCCGGAGAATCCAATGCATATCCCTTTAAATTATTTAGACCGGGTGGAAAGTACGAAGGCCGGAAGGATTTTAAAAAATATTCTTCAAAATTATTCAGATATGCCTCCAGATTGGTAAAAGACCTTGGATGCCAGCAGGATATTGAATGGGCAGTTTCCAAAGACAAACTATATATACTGCAGGCAAGGCCAATTACCACCCTAAAAGCATATAATCTGGACACCTATGAGATGAATGCTTCTCTGGACGGGGACTATCTATGGACAAATACCAATGTAGGCGAAGCCATGTCTGATGTTTTCACTCCCTTAAGCTGGTCTGTAATAAGAGCCCTTGATGAGGAACAATCAATCATTCCCAATTATTATCTGTTTTCAGGTAATATATGCGGAAGAATGTATTCCAATGTCAATGTGGCGTTGTCCATGTATAAGGCATTTGGCCGGGATTATAAACCGGTGCTCAAAAAAATGAACTATATATTTGGAAAAACCACAAAGAACATGGATATTCCCATATATCCCTTTTCAGGTTTGCAATTATTAAAGGCTATGCTTCCAAGAACAGGACATATGTTAAAATGCTCAAGAAAAATTTCAAGATCAATACCTCTCTATATAAAAGATACACCTGCATGGTGCAGAAATATTAAAAAACGTATAGAACAGGTAAATGACGGGAATGAATTACTTGAATTATGGGAAGAAGAACTCTGGCCCTATAACTGTAAAATATTATTGGCAGGCCGCTATGCACCCAGGAAAAAAATAATGGCCCTGTTTAAACTCAATGAAAAACTTCCAGAGCTTTTGGGAAAAGAAGCTGCAGGTATTTTGCTTTCCAGTTTAGGCGGCAATTCCAGCCTTGAAAGCCTTGGTCCTGTTGTTGGAATCTCAAAAATAGCCAAAGGAAAAATGACCAAAGAAGAATTCCTGTTAAGATATGGCCACAGAAGTCCTCATGAATTTGAATTATCCATACCGGATCCATCAGAGGATAAAATGTGGTTGAAAAAACAGATAGACGAAAATAAAAAAGCTGGGATAGATGCAGAAAGTCTTTTAAAAAACCGGGAAAGCCAATATATTCGTGAAATGAAAAATCTAAAGGAACGTTTCCCCTCTAAATACGATCAGATAAAAAAACAGATTGAAGACGCCCGTGAGGGAAGTTCTATCAGAGAGGCACTGCGCTCAGAATGGACCAGAGTATTCAGAGTAAACAGGACTTTTGCACTCAAAGCCAGCCAATTAACAGGCATTGGCGGCAATGTGTTTTTTCTGTACATTAATGAAATCCTGAATTTATTGACAGGAGACAGATCGGCTTTGGAACACATACCTGCAAGGCGAAAAAATTACGACAGTTACAGAGCTCTGCCTCCTCTTCCTTCTATTATCAGAGGGCGCATAGATCCTTATAAATGGACCAAAGATCCAGATAGAAGGGTGGATTTTTACGATTTTACCTCACCTGCTGATACAGTGAATTCAAATTCCGAAACATTGAAGGGTTTCCCTGGAGCCGCCGGCAGAGTTGAAGGATTGGCTCGAATTCTCAAGAACCCGGAAGATGGAGATCTTCTTCAGCCCGGTGAAATATTGGTAGCATCAACCACCAACATAGGCTGGACTCCCATATTTCCGAAAGCCGGAGCTATTGTTACGGATATAGGTGCACCATTATCACATGCGGCAATTGTAGCCAGAGAACTCGGTATTCCAGCAGTTGTTGGATGTGGTAATGCCACTTCAAAACTTAAAACCGGTGATAAAGTTTTAGTTGACGGAAGTCGTGGAGAAATTCAGATTTTAGGTAAATAA
- a CDS encoding TetR/AcrR family transcriptional regulator — protein MFEKFHALEPHKQNRILNAAMKEFNLRGYKNASTNNIVKEASIGKGMLFHYFHSKKDLFLYLYDYSVKTLMNEFYGKIDLSERDILKRLRQVIVMEFTLIGRYPDMLDFVKSAYFEESEEVKDELDTRNRNYIASGSSKVLQDVDVSRFKANVDKDRAVHVIMWTLEGISSRERGKLKVSSLNELNYNDFLAEIDSYLDLFRNTFYK, from the coding sequence ATGTTTGAAAAGTTTCATGCACTGGAACCCCATAAGCAAAATAGAATACTCAATGCAGCAATGAAGGAATTCAACTTAAGGGGTTACAAGAACGCATCCACCAACAATATAGTAAAAGAAGCCAGTATAGGCAAGGGAATGCTTTTTCACTACTTCCACAGTAAAAAAGATCTATTTTTATATCTATACGATTATTCAGTAAAAACTTTGATGAATGAGTTTTATGGAAAAATAGATTTGAGTGAAAGAGACATCCTAAAAAGGCTGAGACAGGTGATTGTCATGGAATTTACCCTGATAGGCAGATATCCGGATATGCTTGACTTTGTAAAGTCCGCATACTTCGAGGAATCAGAGGAAGTAAAAGATGAGCTGGATACAAGAAACAGGAATTATATTGCCAGTGGAAGCAGTAAAGTGCTGCAGGATGTGGATGTTTCCAGATTTAAAGCTAATGTGGATAAGGACCGGGCTGTTCATGTAATTATGTGGACTCTGGAAGGTATTTCTTCAAGAGAACGGGGAAAATTAAAAGTTTCCTCCTTGAATGAATTGAATTATAATGATTTTTTGGCGGAAATTGACAGTTATCTGGATTTGTTCAGAAACACTTTTTATAAATAA
- the splB gene encoding spore photoproduct lyase produces the protein MFCPKRVIFQNAALEYETGKKIMEYFKNKNVELVFSKSGRITQIPGNTAPEMYFQGKNTLVVGIRKPYKFQSCKPSAHYQLPLTSGCMGMCEYCYLNTQMSKRPYTKVYVNIDEILSRADKYIEERLPDITVFEGAATSDPVPVESYTGNLEKCILHFGKSKSGYFKFVTKFTDVDNLLNLNHNGKTAIRFSINTDKIISKFEHGTPELKDRMNAAAKVLNAGYSVGFIIAPVFLYSNWKTEYGNVIDKIGNNFCNSPISFEIISHRFTRRAKENILTVYPKTMLPMEEEIRKFKYGQFGYGKYVYIDDELNYMREFFRENIRKYFDKSSIKYII, from the coding sequence TTGTTTTGTCCTAAAAGAGTTATATTTCAAAATGCAGCCCTGGAGTATGAAACAGGGAAAAAGATAATGGAATATTTTAAAAATAAAAATGTGGAATTGGTATTTTCTAAAAGTGGAAGAATAACGCAGATACCAGGGAATACAGCTCCTGAAATGTACTTTCAAGGTAAGAATACGTTGGTAGTGGGAATTAGAAAGCCCTATAAGTTTCAATCCTGTAAGCCGTCTGCACATTATCAATTGCCATTGACAAGCGGCTGCATGGGAATGTGTGAATATTGTTATCTTAATACTCAAATGAGCAAAAGGCCGTATACAAAGGTTTATGTAAATATAGATGAAATATTGAGCAGGGCAGATAAATATATTGAAGAGAGACTGCCGGATATAACAGTATTTGAAGGTGCAGCAACTTCTGATCCTGTTCCTGTTGAGTCTTATACAGGTAATTTGGAGAAATGTATATTGCATTTTGGAAAAAGTAAAAGTGGGTATTTTAAATTTGTGACTAAATTTACTGATGTAGATAATCTTCTCAATTTAAATCACAATGGAAAAACTGCCATAAGATTCAGCATAAATACAGATAAAATAATAAGTAAATTTGAACACGGAACTCCCGAACTTAAAGATAGAATGAATGCAGCCGCAAAAGTTTTAAATGCAGGATATAGTGTCGGCTTTATAATTGCACCGGTATTTTTGTACTCTAATTGGAAAACTGAATATGGAAATGTTATAGATAAGATAGGAAATAATTTTTGCAATTCACCAATTTCTTTTGAAATAATATCCCATAGGTTTACCAGAAGGGCAAAAGAAAATATTTTAACAGTGTATCCTAAAACAATGCTGCCTATGGAAGAAGAAATCAGGAAATTTAAATATGGTCAGTTTGGATATGGCAAATATGTATATATAGATGATGAATTGAATTATATGAGAGAGTTTTTCAGAGAAAATATCAGAAAATACTTTGATAAGTCAAGTATAAAATATATAATATGA
- a CDS encoding lysozyme inhibitor LprI family protein: MKKIIGIIVLILVLGLTGCQNSTIKSENTESAKNITKSENTESPKSTLENKTTSLEKSPSDSENSTPSENTAKNNHAESPTIITDDTSKTEDNTNLNTEEKNNSNSDQPNDNLNKENKKQEYITKLDNIELGFKDFNNTEKTAEDMIEHANERYKQWSAALNEIYYDILKEQLSASEMEDLQNEEIQWLDKREIKAKEESSKIQGGTLESVSYTNSLAQSTKERCYELVDKYIK; this comes from the coding sequence ATGAAAAAAATTATAGGAATTATAGTTTTAATTCTAGTTTTAGGACTAACTGGATGCCAAAATAGCACTATCAAAAGTGAAAACACTGAGTCAGCAAAAAATATTACAAAAAGTGAAAATACCGAATCGCCAAAAAGTACTTTAGAAAACAAAACTACCAGTTTAGAAAAAAGTCCCTCTGACAGTGAAAACTCTACGCCGTCAGAAAATACTGCAAAAAACAACCATGCTGAGTCACCAACTATAATAACAGACGATACTTCAAAAACTGAAGACAACACGAATCTCAATACTGAAGAGAAAAACAATTCCAACTCTGATCAGCCAAATGATAACTTGAATAAAGAAAATAAGAAACAAGAATATATAACTAAATTGGACAATATTGAATTAGGATTTAAAGATTTTAACAATACCGAGAAAACAGCAGAAGATATGATAGAACATGCAAATGAAAGATATAAACAGTGGAGCGCTGCTTTGAATGAAATCTATTATGACATATTAAAGGAACAATTATCAGCTAGTGAAATGGAAGATTTACAAAATGAAGAAATTCAATGGCTGGACAAAAGAGAGATTAAGGCAAAAGAAGAATCCTCAAAAATACAGGGTGGAACACTGGAATCCGTATCATATACCAATTCATTAGCTCAATCGACAAAGGAAAGATGCTATGAATTGGTGGACAAGTATATAAAATAA
- a CDS encoding IclR family transcriptional regulator: protein MTSNEHRPTKRVLDILELLSNNSNGMTLTEISKALDAPKSSIMPLVHTMTSRKFIYMQKETSKYFIGIATFSVGSSYDNHTGALQLIKTEMKNIVSVINETCQLGIQIRNNLLYIAKEDSAEPIRLVSYVGKQLPLYCTAIGRAILAEKSKEEVYNLYPEGLKAFTPNTITDWDRLFEELEKTRARGYSIEHEESTPLVNCIGISLCSKKQTIAALSVCIPTFRFSEKKLETTIKVLKSSKKKLETYFQNCNIDLGNL from the coding sequence ATGACATCTAATGAACACAGACCAACAAAGCGTGTACTGGATATACTTGAACTTTTATCAAACAATAGTAATGGGATGACATTAACAGAAATATCAAAAGCTTTAGATGCACCTAAAAGCAGTATCATGCCGTTGGTTCATACTATGACTTCAAGAAAGTTTATTTATATGCAAAAAGAAACCTCAAAATATTTTATAGGTATCGCAACTTTTTCAGTTGGTTCTTCATATGACAACCATACAGGTGCTTTACAATTAATAAAAACAGAAATGAAAAATATTGTTTCTGTTATCAATGAAACATGCCAACTGGGTATCCAAATCCGGAATAATCTACTTTATATTGCAAAAGAAGATTCAGCAGAACCAATTCGTCTTGTATCTTATGTCGGCAAACAACTTCCACTGTATTGTACCGCCATAGGACGTGCTATACTGGCAGAAAAATCAAAAGAGGAAGTGTATAATTTATATCCAGAAGGATTAAAGGCTTTTACTCCAAACACCATCACCGACTGGGATAGATTATTTGAAGAATTAGAAAAGACCCGCGCTCGGGGATATTCAATCGAGCATGAAGAATCAACACCACTTGTGAATTGTATAGGAATATCATTATGCAGCAAGAAACAAACAATTGCTGCCCTAAGTGTATGTATTCCGACTTTTCGGTTTTCAGAAAAAAAATTGGAAACTACTATCAAAGTATTAAAGTCTTCAAAAAAGAAACTTGAAACCTATTTTCAAAACTGCAATATCGATCTGGGTAATTTATAA